Part of the Oscillibacter hominis genome is shown below.
TTGTGGTCGCCTACTCCTACATGGCCCTGGTTCCCATTGTCCAGCCGCCGGTGATCCGGCTGATCACCACCCGCAAGGAGCGGCTCATCCGGATGGAGTATGCCTCCAAGCCCGTTTCCAAGACGGCCAAAATCCTCTTCCCCATCATCATCTCCATCATTGCCGGCCTGATTGCCCCCAGAAGCCTGGCCCTGATCGGGTTTTTGATGTTCGGCAATCTGGTCCGCGAGTGCGGCGTGCTGGACACCCTCTCTGAAACCGCCCAGCGGATCCTGGCTAACCTCATCACCCTTTTCCTGGGCCTCACCGTGGCCTCCAAAATGCAGGCGGAAGCCTTTTTGAGCAAGGAAACGCTGATGATCCTCGGCCTGGGCCTGTTTGCCTTTGTGTTCGACACCGTGGGCGGCGTCATGATCGCAAAGCTCTTCAACCTGTTCTCGAGGAAGAAGATCAACCCCATGATCGGCGCCGCCGGCATCTCCGCCTTCCCCATGTCCGCCCGGGTCGTCAACAAGATGGGCCTGGCGGAGGACAACCAGAATTTTCTGCTGATGCACGCCGTGGGCGTCAACGTCTCCGGACAGATCGCCTCGGTGATCGCCGGCGGCCTGATCCTGAAGCTCTTCGGATGATGTACGCGTTTTTATCTCGTGAAAGGAGGTCTTCTCATGCTGCATGTTGACGAGCTGGTGCAGGTGCTGCCGCTGGCGTTGGACGGCTGGTTCGGCGTATTCCTTGTAACGGCCGTGGCCATTGTGTCCATTTACCTTCTCAATTGGATCACATCCAAACCGTCAAAAAAGGGCTAAAGCCCGATTCAAATCCATAAAAAGAGAGTGCGGAAGCAAAGTTCCCGCACTCTCTTTTTTCATGCTTTTTTGATCCACTTGAGGTCGTAGGGCTCATACACCACACTGCGGTAGGCTTCCACGTCCAGGGGCGTCTTGTCCCAGTCGGAGTGGAGGTCGCCGTTTTGTTTGATGAGGATGTCGTAAAGGATTTGATAGACCGTATCTCCATCCCGCTCCACAATAGTGCTGTAGGGCAGAGTCTTGTGATAGGTCAGCTCCATGCCCTTGTAGTCAAAGTGGAACCCGCAGCGCATCCGGCACCCGTCCAGCCCGGTAAACCGGGCAATGGACCGCAGATTCTGCAGAATCTTGTCCCCATCCTCCTCATATAGGTTCTCCGGCGTGGTGGCGGTGTAGTCAAAGCGGAACTGGATGCTCACCGGCAGGTGCAAAAAGCGCTCCAGATAGGGGATCAGCTTGTCTTTGGGGTAATCCCGGTACAGCACGCAGTTGATCCGCACCGGAACCGCCAGCTTGCCTAACAGCTCGTCGTTGGACTCCTCCACGTATTTGACCAAATGGCGGGACACGTTGATGCAGGTGATCTTCTCCCGGTTTTTCTCCGTAAAGCGGATCACATCCTCCGGCGACTGCTTCCTTGAAACGGGCAAAGTGGTGTTGATATAGACCTTATGGGTGTTGGGCACGTGATCCAGCATCGTCTGGAGCGCCTCAAGGTCCGCAAATGGCTCGCCGCCGGTGAACACAAAATCGCACTTCGGCGTCATGGCGTCCATCAAATCCATGCTGCGGCAAATCTTTTCCACGCTGAAGCCGTCCAAATTGGAGTACTCTTCTTTATTGATGCAGAAGGGACAGTGGTTTCCGCAGTCGTACGGCACAAATACCGTGACGGTGGCCCCACCCTCCCGCGTCTTATAGGGGTATTTCATGGTTTGTCAGCCAGCCTTTCCCATGATATTTGCATAGGGAGTCTTAAATACCGACGGACAGCGGTGTACCGTCCAGAGAAACAGGATATGGAATGGCATCCCGGCAGGCTCCCAGGCATCCGTCGAAATCAAAAAAAGAGATGTTCTCTCCAGAACATCTGTCTTTTTGCCTGTTTTATTATAAAACCCCCAACTTGTGCTGTCAATATGTATCCTGTGTTGTTTTTTATACCATGCACATTTTTCGACACCGCTCCCATATCGTCCGCCCATATATGAACAAATTTGTAATTTTTTTGACAGCTCTTGACAGACGTTGTTAAATTATGTAAACTATTGCCATCAAAAGGACACAAGGAGGAACTTCATGCGCAAGGCACTGATTGCTATGATCAGCTTTTTGGTCATGTGGGGCGGCTGGCTGCTATACTCTGCCAAGAAGTCCCGCCGCGGCTCCCAGGAGACAAAAGAACCCAAAGATTCGTAAGAGCTCCTCTGCCCACTTTGGCAGAGGAGCTCTTTTTACAGTCCGCCTTCCAGATCACCGGCTCTTTCAGGCGGAACGGCAGGCAATGCAACCCATGGTTATTCTTGGTAAGTCCGCCCGTTCGTTTCCACTACTTTTCCAAAATAGGAGAAATCTTTTTGCTGATAAAAACAAGGAGGCATCTGCAAGTATGCAGATGCCTCCCTTCCAAAAGGAGCGGAACCAGACTGGGCGGTATCCCTTTTTGTCTTTTCAGGTTCTCTTCTTCCGCCAGGACCGATGCCTTACCACGGTAAAACACATAAGCACCATACCCGCCGCTCCGTAGGCCAGCCGGCCCAGCAGCGTCCCAACCGGCACGGTGAAGCCCGGGTCCGGACCGTTCAGGCCCAAGGGATACTCTGTAAACAAAGGCACGGCGTACAGGCTCCACTCCGCCGGCCGGGGCAGGTATGCCGCTGCCAGGGCCGCGGCCATCAGCACAAACAGCAGCGCCGGGTGGATGCGGCCCGTTAGGAGGCCGCATCCCAGAAAGAAGAGCGCCGGCGGCAGCAGGGCAACGAGCGCCGGAAGCAGCAAGCTGTGATAAGGCACGTCGGCGCCGAACAGCGCCGCCAGGAACCCAACGCCCAACGCCGCGGCCGCAACCACCAAAATCAGCCATGCCGAGAACGCAGCGCCGCACTTTACCAGAAGGTACCGGCCCGGATGGATGGGGGCGGTGTCCGCCAGGACCTCCAGCCCCCGCGTCCGCTCCGCGCTCTGATTCCACAGGAGAAACAGCAGCAGCACGCTCAAAAGCGGCAGCAGCTGCGCAAGATACGCACCGAAGCTCCACGGGGAGAAGGGCGCCGTGTTGGCCACGCCCAATAGGATGGTGCCGGTCAAAAGCCGCCAGGCATACCAGAGCGTCACCAGCGCGATGCCCCAAAACCCCTTGTTCCAAATAGAGCGGTGCAATTCATATCGAAACACCTTACCCACGCTGCACATCCCCTTCCTCCAGGCCGCAGGCGCCAAGGAAGTCGCCTAACGTGATATACGGCGGCATCTCCGTCCCACCCTCCTGGTAGAGCGTTGCCCAGATAGCGTCCAGCGCCGTTTCCCCGACCTGCTCCGCCGCCCGGTAGATCATCAGGGCGTTTCCGTCATACCAGTTTGCTCCGGCCGCGTTGGCGGAAACGTCGTTCCGATACCGCTCAGGAAGGCGACTGAGATACTCCGGATGGCGCTGATAAAAGGATTCGGAGAGCTGGGCCATGGTGTTTTCCCACTTCTCCACGTAGTACCTGTGGGCATACTCCCTGCCCATCACCTGGCACATCAGCCGGTAGGTGGTGTAGACCGTGATCCCCTCGTCGCTCCAGTAGGGGTCCTCCAGATCCGTCAGCGTGGCGCCCAGCCCCCACCACTGGTGGATGATCTCATGGGCCAGAATCTCCGCGCTGCCGGGGCCCTTGTCCGGGTCGGCCAGGTTTTCATCGCTGAAATAGCTCTCACCCATGCCGCTGATGCCGGAGACTGCAAAGCCGCCGAAGTTGAACGCCGTGGTCTGGATGATTTGAAACCCGTCGTCCCCGGAGCGGGGGCCATACGTGGCCGTGCAGTATTGGATGGCCTTCTCCATCAGGTCCAGCGCCCCGTTTTCCAAGCGCTCCCGATATTTTCTGCTGTAGCAGAAGTCTATGGAGGTTCCGTCGCCTGCGGCCAGCTCAGTGGTGATGAAATCCCCCGCGTAGAGGAACAGCCGGTCCGTACCTGTGTCCTCCACCAGCCAGGAGTTGGTCCCGTCATCGCTTGTGCCAAGCAGCGTCGCCGTACCCGTGCCCACCGGCACAAGATCGCCCTTCAACGCAATGCGCAGGGAGATTTCAGCCTCGTCCGGCACCGCCACACAGTTCGCCACCGTGGGGGCAAGGGCCTTGCTGGTCATGGTCACGCTTTGGGAGCTGATGGTGTCGGCATTCAGCTGGGACTCCATCTCGTTCCACATCTTCGGCATCCCGCCGTAGCGGATTTGGAGTTCGATCTCCTCCTCTGCCGGCAGCGTGCAGCGCAGCTCCCGGGAGGCGATCATGTCGTTATGCAGGTCCTCAAACGGGATCGCCTTCCCGTTTGCCGAAACGGAGTACACCTGATAGCCGCATTTTAACTCAAAGTACAGCTCCTGCGGCTGCCCGGAGGAATTGTGGATCGTAAAGGCGGCGTCCCCGGACATGGTGCCTAAGAGATAGCTTTCAATTCCGACCTGGAGCGCCGTCTTCTCCAGCGCCAGCGCCTCGTTGAACCGATCCTCTTCCTGGTCCATCCACTCCATCCAGTTTGCCGGGCTGTGGTCTGAAAAGGGCTGCCATCGCCAGAGAAGCCCTCCGCCGCAAAGGAGAACAGCCGCAAGGATGGGCAGAGCGGAGCGGCGGGCATGCCTGAGAAAGGAGCCGATGGCGCCCCGGCCGTACTGCCGCACGCACAGCAGGCTCAGCAGCCACGCGCCGCCGATCAGCCCCAGCCACACTGCCCTGCTGTAGAGCGCGGTGCGCCATACAATGGCGCTGCCGAAGGCATCGGAAAGGGTGGGCACCAGCGGAACACACCACTGCGTCAAAAAAAACCGCCGGCAGTCGCCGCCCAGGGAAACCGCCAGGGCCGCAAGGACGCCCAGCAGGCTGACGTCCAATCGCCGGACAAGCTGCCAGAGCGCGGAGGCAGCGAGGGAGCCCATGGCCGGTCCCGAGAGGAACAGCAGGCAGACGGAGAGCGTATAGTCGCTGAGGGAAAACACGATGTCCAACTTCCACATGGTGTACGGGAGATAGCTTAGGAAGACGGCCGCCGCAGTCAAACCGGCCACGGTCCACACCGCCGCCAGCCGCGCCGCCGCCATGCGCATGGGATTCACAATGGCGTCGGACACATCGCGGATTCCGCTGCGGCGGGCCTGGTCCAGCGAGAGCAGCACCATCAGGGAAAATAGGATCGCCCCCAATACGCCGCCAGCCAGCATGGGGTTGGCCAGGTACAGCGCCGACATGGAATCCCCAATGGTCAGAATCAATACGCCATAGCCCGCCATTGGGGCCAGCGCGGAAAGGCCCGCCAACAGGTAGGTCAGGGGATTCCGTGCCAGGCGCTTCAGCTCCACGAGATAGAGGGAGGGCCCTTTCATTGTGCGCCGCCTCCTTTGGTGATGAGAAAGAGATAGGCGTCCTCCAGCGTCGGTTCCACGGCCTCCGCGTGGGACGGCAGTTCCTGCGCAACGCCGCGGCACAGCACACCGGAGGCGGTATTGACCCGGGATGTGATGTGCAGGGCCTCCTCTGCGCCCGGACGCTCCAGGAACGTACCCACATGGCCCTGGGCGGCACGGATCAGCTCCTCCGGCCGGCCCGTAAACAGGATTTGCCCCCGGTCGATGACGATGAGCCGGTCGCAGACGGACTGAACATCCTCGATGATGTGGGTGGAGAGCAGCACCAGCTTATCCTGGGCGGTGGAGGAAAAGAGGTTGCGGAACCGGATGCGCTCCTCCGGATCCAGCCCCACGGTTGGCTCGTCAAAGATCAGGAAGTCCGGTGTGCCAAGCAGCGCCTGGGCGATGCCCACCCTCTGACGCTGGCCGCCGGAGAGTGTCCTGATCCGGGCTTTGCGCTTTTCCTCCAGGCCCGTGGCCGCAATGGCCCGGGCAATGGCGCTTTTACTGTCCCGGATGCGTTTCAGCGCGGCCATATAGTCCAAGAACTGCCAGACGGTCAACTCGTCGTAGAGGCCGAACTGCTGCGGCAGATACCCAAGCCTGCTTTTCAGCTGCCGTTCGCATGTTGTGAGAGGCGTGCCGTCCACACTGATGCTCCCCTCACTGGGCAGCAGCCCTGCCACCAGAAGCTTCATCAGCGTGGATTTCCCCGCCCCGTTGGGCCCGATCAGGCCGACGAGGCTGGGGGAGCCCAAAGAAAGGCTGATGTCCCGCAGCGCCTGCTTCCCGTTGGGATAGGTCATATTGAGATGGTCGATTTTGATTTGCATTGCTTACTCCTCCGCTGTCTGATTGTCCATATTGGACGCAGGTTCAAAATACCGGATGGACCCGCCCTGCGATTGGGCGGCGGTGCGGGCCTCAAATTCCGCCTGGGTGCAGGCTTCCAGCCTGGTCAGGGCCCCGTTTCCATCGCCGTCCGGCCTCTCATAGTCCCGCACTGTCAGGACGTCCACCGTGCCGCCGTCCGTCCAATGGGTGGTGATGACACCCTGAAACCTCCCGCTTTCCGGTGCCTCGCCGTTGGAGGAGCGCACATCGCAGAAATACCGCACCGTCTGCCCATCCCACAGCAGCGTGTCCCGCTCGGCGTCATAGCTCAGCCCAAAGGGCTGATATTCCGCGTACAGCGCTGCCAGTTCCCTTGCGCTCAGCAATTCTCCCGCCTGGGCGGAACCCGGGTCCGGATGCATAAGCGGTTCCAAATCCCTGCTTTGAAACTCTGTTTCGGAGCAGACACGCAGACCCGTCAGGACGCCGCCGGGGTCGAAGCTCCCGTCCTTGCTGCGGGGAAGATTGGATAAATCCCGTTCCGCCTGAAGATCGACGACGCCCTCCCGGTCGAAGAACGTCATGCCCGCCATACCCTCGCCCACCGGGTACAGGTCCTCAAAATACCGAACCCGGTCTCCATCATAGAGGAGCTGGCCGCTGCGCTCCTCGTACGTCAGGCCGAATGCGCTGTAAACGGCAAAGGCCCGGACGCCGCAAGCCTCCCCTCCGCTGTCCGCTCCCTCTGCCTCCGTTACGCGCGTGCAGGCGGCAAGCAGGGCGGCGACGGCTGCAAGGCAAGGTACCATCCGTATTTTTTTCATGAACGATCTCCTCCGTATTTTAAAGCTGTGGATAGGATACCGCTCTTGTTTGGAGTGGGCTTGAATTTTGTATGGAGATTGTGTGAAGTTGATGATTACAGATGAGAAAAACGGCAGGCCGTATCCCGGCCTGCCGCGAATTATGATTGGGGAAAGAGAACATCCGCCCGGACGCCGCTTTCGGTATTGCAGATGGCAAAGGAGGCGTGATGGCGCTCTACAATCATTTTTACAAGGTATAACCCAAGCCCGCTGCCGCCGGTCTCCCGGTTCCGGGACTCCTCCACCCGGTAAAACGCCTCGCACAGGTGTGGAAGCGCCTGCTCAGGAATATGGACGCCGCTGTTTTCCATACATAAAAGCACCCCGTGGCCCTCCGACTGGAGCCGCACCTGCGTGGAGGCGCCGGATGGAGAATAAGACAGGGCGTTGGTCAGCAGATTGGAGACGGCAAGGCGGAGAAGCGTCCCGTCCCCTTCCACAATAAGCCCCGGCGCAAGGTCCGCTGAGAGGGTCTGTTCGCGCTGTGCGGCCAGGTCCTCCGCCTGCTCCACCTCCTGGCGCACCAGGGCGGAGAGGTCAACCGCATTCCGCCTGACGAAGCCGTCTGCTTTTTCCATGCGGGAGACCGTCAGCATCTCCTGGATCAGCGTTTCCATGCGGCCGGCCACCCTTAGGGAGCGGGCCAGGTACTTATCCCTATCCTGGTACACATCCACTTTGCCCAACATGCCGGAGAGCTGCCCCTTCAAAATTGTGATCGGCGTCTTCAGCTCGTGGGACGCTGCCGCGAAAAAGGCGGTGCGCTGACGTTCCAGCTCCCGTTGGCGGTCGATGTCCTCCTGCAAGGCTGCGTTGGCGTCCCGCAGCTCGCTGAGTGCTCCGGATAGCCGCTCTGAGAGCTCATCCAAATTTCTGCCAAGGATTCCGATTTCATCCTGCCGCTGTTCCCCGCATTTCCACGAGAAGTCCAGCTCTGCCATCTTCTGCGAAATCCCGCTCAGCCGGACGATGGGCCTGGTGATATAGCGGGAGTAAAAGACCGCCCCCAAAAGGGAAATTGTCAAAACCAGAATGAAGAGATACGGCATCACCCGGCCAATGGCCTCCAGCGTCTGGTTGACGCCCACCAGGCTGGATACAACGGCCAGCTCATAGACCGCATCGTCCCCCGCAAATTGGACGGTCATGTTCCAGTCTGAGCTGGTGACGGCAACCGCGCCCATCCTGGGGAATCCACCTCCAAACAGGCCGTCCAGTCCGAAATCATCGCTTGTAACCACCACATCCGATCCGTCGGCCTGCCCCACGGCCCCGTCCTCCACCCCGGAAATGGAGCCCATACCCGTAATGGTCACGTCCAAATTGGCGGATCCGGTCTCAGCGGCGGCGCTTTGCACCACAGAGACCGGAAGATCCACCAGATTGCCCTCCGCGTCTGTCACCACCACCTCCGCGCCGGTGTCCACAAGAAACGCGTCAAACAGCGGCCCGCTCTCCTCCAAAGTCACGTCCTGCAGCTTGTTGACCAGACGCTCCGTCTTTTCCCAGAGGTCGTCCGCAGCAATGGTCTGATAGGTGATGGGCGTGGCCCACGCAAGGAATATATAGGTGGCGGCGCAGGCACCCGCCAAAATCAGCGTGGTGAGCAGGAAGATTCGAATCGTCAGGCTCCCCCGAATCTTGTCAATGCAGCGTTTCAATTCGATACCCCACCCCTCGCACAGTTTCTATGTATTCCCGTCCCAATTTTTTGCGAAGATTTTTGATGTGGCTGTCCACGATCCGCTCGTCCCCTAAAAAATCATAGTTCCAAAGCCGCCCCAGGAGAACCGAGCGGGTCAGCACCCGGCCCTGATTCTGCACCAACTCCCGCAGCAGCTCAAACTCCCGGCCGGTCAGCTCTACAGGCGTTCCATCCACGCTCACGCGGTAATCGTCCAAATCCAGCAGCAGGTCTGCGTAGGAAATCGTGTGCCGTTCCTCCCCACCGCCGCTCCGGCGCAGGACCGCCCCGATTTTCCGCAGCAGCACGGGCATGGAAAAGGGCTTGGTCACATAGTCGTCAGCCTGCAGATCAAAGCCCTTGATTTGGTTCTCTTCGGTATCCAGCGCAGTCAGCATGATGATGGGGACGGCAGATTCCCTGCGGATCAGTTCGCAGACCGCATAGCCATCGATTTTTGGCAGCATCAAATCCAACAGCAGCAGATCCCAGCTCCCTTTATGAAACAAGTCCAGCGCCGCAACCCCATCCCCTGCGGCTGTGGTTTCATAGCCGGCATCCCGCAGATAGGCACACAGCAGCTCCTGGATGTCCGGTTCATCTTCAATGACTAAAATCTTTTTCACGGTATCACTCCCACTGGCAAGTATATCATGCCTTTTTGAATTTCGTGTGGATTTTTGCAGTTTATTGCGCAGCGCATATGCGCGGTATATCAAACTTCCCCAGGGGCCATTCAACAAGAAAAGCCCTTGATTAAAAAATCAAGGGCTTTTCTGGAGCTGGATGCGAGATTCGAACTCGCGACCTCATGATTACGAATCAGGCGCTCTACCGACTGAGCTAATCCAGCATATGAACTTGTTCGTGAAGAAAAACGATTCCCTGCTCTGCCGTGCCTGCGGGAATGCCTTCCCCTTCTTCATACGGCTGTTATCATACCATATTTTTGACGCAACGTCAACACCTTCTGTCGGAAAGTCCTGGTATGCAATCCCCCCGTATAATACAAATGGTATTATCGCAATCTGTCCTGCAAAACGATTTCCCAAATTCGACGGCGCCGGACGTTATTCTCTGTTTTTTGTCAACGTGCGCTGTCGGCCTTCTTCCTTTTTATTCCCCTTTTTTCGACAAACATCAAATTTCCACAACGTTTCTCTCCATTATTCCACTCAAACAAACTTTCCTTTTATTTTTACATAATCTTTTTCATAATTTATCACTACAAATAGTTATCCACAGTTTCCACATGGTTTTCCACATCCTGTTTTTCTTTAATTTTCAATCGTTTTCCCGGTTTTTCCCTTTTATTTACAGAGCACTAAACTCTATTTTACAAAACTCAATCGTACAATTAAACTTTACATAAATCCTGTTTTCATTTTACTTTTTCCCATATTCTGCAAAATAGGGTCGATTTATGAAGGCAACGGTTCCCACCCATTCATTTCGACAAGTTTCGTCCCTTTACAACGCTGCCCCTCCTGCGTCCCGTTATGCACTATGGAAAAAAGAGGAAATCCACCGCTGTCATAAGACAATCCGGCGGATTTCCTCTTTGTTATCATTTATTCCGATATGTCGCGGGTTGCGTAGGCATTGAGCGCCATATCTGCCACACGGCCGGCCAGGTACTCATAGTAACCCTGGGCGCCGATCATCGCCCCATTGTCGCCGCACCAGCGCAGGGGGGGCAGATAGAGCTGACACCCCTCCCGCTCGCAGGCGCGCTCCAGATCGCCGCGGATGCGGGAGTTGGCCGCCACGCCTCCGGCCGCCACAATGACGGATCGGCCCGCCCGCTTGGCGGCCTCCATGGTGCGGGGCACCAATTCTCCGCTGACGGCGGCGGCGAAGTCCGCCGCCAGTGCAGCCCGATCCAGCGCCTCTCCCTTCTGGGCCGCGTTGTGAGCCAGATTGACCACCGCGGTTTTCAGGCCGGAAAAGCTCATATCCAGGTCGCAGCCGCTGACTTTGGCCCTGGGCAGCGCGTATACGCCGCCGGAGGACTGCTGGGCCAGGTCATCCATAGGCTTTCCGCCGGGATAGGGCAGATCCAGTACGCGGGCGGCTTTATCGAAGCACTCCCCGGCAGCGTCGTCCCGGGTGGACCCCATAATCTTGAGGTCTGTGTAATCCCTGACATCCACCAGCAGCGTATTGCCCCCGGAGATGCACAGGGCCAGGAACGGGGGCTTTAGCTCAGGAAACGCCAAGTAGTTTGCGGCAATGTGGCCCCGGACGTGGTGGACGGGGATCAGGGGGACGCCCAGGGCGTAGGCCACGGACTTTGCAAAGCTCAGGCCCACCAGTACCGCACCGATGAGCCCGGGCGCGTAGGTCACTGCCACGGCATCCACCTCAGCGCGGGTGATGCCCGCCTCTTTCAAGGACTGCTCCGCCAGGCCGGCAATGGCCTCCACATGCTTGCGGGAGGCGATCTCCGGCACCACGCCGCCATAGACGGCGTGCATATCCGCCTGGGACAAAACGGCGTCGGACAGCACTCTGCGTCCGTCCTCCACCACCGCGACCGCGGTTTCGTCGCAGGAAGTTTCAAATGCCAATATCTTCATGGCTGCTCATCTCTCATTTCTCTGCCCAGGGGGCGCAGGGTTTGAGGGCCTCGCCCTCGGCCAGCGGAATCTGAATATACCGCTCATAGGTCTCCGGTGTGAACTGGCTGCGGTAGAGCTCCTGGTGGTGGCGGATCAGCACGGAATCCGGCAGGTTCTCCTCCGCCCAGTAGAGGGTCTTATAGCGCACGCCAAACTCCCCGCAGTCATAGCCCGCGCAGCGGGCGTTGTTCCGTTCGTAAAATCCCAGCCGCCGGTGGATCAGCCCGTCCCGGGCCGGGTCTCCCGTGGGAGCCTCCGACTCCCCCAACAGCACCTGGCCGTCGTAGGCCTTCAGGCAGCGGCGCAGCAGCTCCGCACCGGCTCCCCGGTTTCTGTACTCCTCGCACACCGCCAGATAGTCGATGAGGCCGAATCCGTCGGAGCCGCGCAGCAGCAGCAGTTCACCCAGCCTCTGGCCGTCCTCCTCCAGAAGGTACACCGTATAGACGCCGTTATCCATCAGGCGCTCCATGGCGGAAAGGGGTTTGAGCTCCTCCGGCGGAAACGCCCGCTTCAGATCAGTTTCGTATAGTTCCCGCAGTTCTTCCCTGCTTGTCAAGATTCTCAGATTCATGGTGAAACTCCCGTGTCATAATGAGTGCATCCTCTCGTGGATGCTCGTAGTAATTTTTCCGCCTTCCGACGCTCCGGAAGCCATGGTGCCCGTAAAGGACGATGGCCGCTGTGTTGGACGGGCGCACCTCCAGCGTCAAAAAGGCAAGCCCATTGGCCTGGGCAAAGTCCACAAACACCTGAACCAGACGGGAGGCAACCCCCTGCTGGCGGTGGTCGGGATGTACGGCCACGTTGGTGATATAGCCCTCGTCCACCACCACCTGAAGCCCGGCGTAGCCGATGACGTTCTCATCGCCGTCCAGCGCCACCAGGAAGGCGGCGCAGGCGTTTTCCAACTCCTCCGCCAGCATGTTCCGGGACCAGGGGGTGGAGAAGCATATCCGCTCCAAATCAGCCACCGCGTCCAGATGGTCCGCCGTCATGGGTACAATTCTCATTTGCTCCGCTCCTTATCCTTTTGCATCCAGCCAGTTTTTTCCCGTGTGGGCCTCGGCGGTCAGCGGCACGGCCAGGTGGGCCACCGCCTCCATCTCCTCTTTCACCAGCCGCTCCACCGTCTCCGATTCCTGAGCTGGGCACTCCACAATCAGCTCATCGTGGACCTG
Proteins encoded:
- the rimI gene encoding ribosomal protein S18-alanine N-acetyltransferase; protein product: MRIVPMTADHLDAVADLERICFSTPWSRNMLAEELENACAAFLVALDGDENVIGYAGLQVVVDEGYITNVAVHPDHRQQGVASRLVQVFVDFAQANGLAFLTLEVRPSNTAAIVLYGHHGFRSVGRRKNYYEHPREDALIMTREFHHESENLDKQGRTAGTIRN
- a CDS encoding GNAT family N-acetyltransferase, yielding MNLRILTSREELRELYETDLKRAFPPEELKPLSAMERLMDNGVYTVYLLEEDGQRLGELLLLRGSDGFGLIDYLAVCEEYRNRGAGAELLRRCLKAYDGQVLLGESEAPTGDPARDGLIHRRLGFYERNNARCAGYDCGEFGVRYKTLYWAEENLPDSVLIRHHQELYRSQFTPETYERYIQIPLAEGEALKPCAPWAEK